A single window of Ornithorhynchus anatinus isolate Pmale09 chromosome 3, mOrnAna1.pri.v4, whole genome shotgun sequence DNA harbors:
- the C3H11orf98 gene encoding uncharacterized protein C11orf98 homolog, whose amino-acid sequence MGTPGGKINRPRTELKKKLFKRRRVLNRERRRRHQVFGAVVDEGLITHHHLKKRASSTRANITLSGKKRRKLLQQIRHAEKEKAAMEVDAPAKPSRTSKPSSKRPRRKRTRALVIQDVEMEEL is encoded by the exons GAGCTGAAAAAGAAGCTGTTCAAGAGGCGGCGGGTGCTGAACCGGGAACGGCGGAGGCGGCACCAGGTGTTCGGGGCCGTGGTGGACGAGGGCCTCATCACCCATCACCACCTCAAGAAGAGAGC ATCCAGCACCCGGGCCAACATCACGCTGTCGGGGAAGAAGCGCAGGAAACTGCTACAGCAGATCCGCCACGCGGAGAAGGAGAAGGCGGCAATGGAGG TGGATGCCCCCGCAAAGCCGTCCAGGACCAGTAAACCTTCTTCTAAGCGTCCGAGGAGAAAGAGGACCCGAGCTTTGGTCATCCAGGATGTGGAGATGGAGGAGCTGTGA